A single Vigna radiata var. radiata cultivar VC1973A chromosome 8, Vradiata_ver6, whole genome shotgun sequence DNA region contains:
- the LOC106769974 gene encoding probable inactive receptor-like protein kinase At3g56050: MALFSPLKLLPAVLALFLALSQKKSLCSTLESEGLALLALKESVVTDPQGALSSWSGENGDVMDPCSWFGVECSSHGNVVTLNLKDLCLEGTLAPEVGMLAHIKSIILRNNSFFGEIPEEIIYLQELEVLDLGHNNFSGSLPFDHGNMPSLTTLLLDNNSHMTNLTPELYKLKMNSEFRANEEQLTGATTTREAYVGRCSLWHIGQHGDRADRKLLKVANVASTPKIQRHVNQGILKQLASHFPFALPPNFEPFSSPPSFSPSESPSYSPSPSPSDSFFTPSPVVLLTPDVSPPVNTPLTVPTPPVNWVPAPSPSPFSTQGNTYNSNQIQHSAIIWSAVGGFSLLILMSAITFACFRSRKVVTVKPWSTGLSGQLQKAFVKGVPSLKRGEIEAACEYFSNIIGSLPDGTVYKGTLSSGVEIAVASSAVNTAQKWSKSMEAQFRNKIATLSRVNHKNFVNLIGYCEENKPFSRMMVFEYAPNGTLFEHIHIREAEELNWTMRMRIAMGIAYCLEYMHDLKPSIAHRNLQSSFIYLTEDYAAKISDLSLWNDMCAAKNGSATTKLLETSSADAKDNVYSFGIILFELITGKIPTAGNNELLADWAAEYLRWGKSLRDVVDPRLNSLQEEEIEEWSEVMRNCVQPDREKRPTMKDVTSRLKEITAMGPDGANPKASPLWWAEMAITSTDSS, encoded by the exons ATGGCACTATTCTCTCCGTTGAAGTTATTGCCGGCGGTGCTGGCTCTGTTTCTGGCGTTGAGCCAGAAAAAGAGTCTCTGTTCGACGCTCGAGAGCGAAG GTTTGGCGCTGCTGGCGTTGAAGGAGAGTGTGGTGACAGACCCGCAGGGGGCTTTATCAAGCTGGAGTGGCGAAAATGGAGACGTTATGGATCCATGTTCGTGGTTCGGTGTGGAGTGCTCTTCTCACGGTAATGTCGTGACCTT GAATTTGAAAGACCTTTGTCTTGAAGGAACACTAGCACCAGAAGTTGGAATGCTGGCTCACATAAAATCAAT CATTTTGCGCAACAATTCTTTCTTTGGAGAAATCCCTGAGGAGATCATATACTTACAGGAGTTGGAAGTCCTTGACTTGGGACATAACAACTTCAGTGGATCCCTTCCATTTGACCATGGCAATATGCCATCCCTGACCACTCT TCTATTGGACAACAATTCCCATATGACCAACTTAACTCCAGAGCTGTATAAGCTCAAGATGAATTCTGAATTTCGTGCTAATGAAGAACAACTAACTGGTGCCACCACTACTAGAGAAGCATATGTTGGCAGATGTAGTTTATG GCACATTGGCCAACATGGGGATAGAGCAGACCGGAAACTTCTCAAAGTAGCAAATGTTGCTAGTACACCCAAAATCCAAAGGCATGTTAACCAAGGGATACTTAAACAATTAGCATCGCATTTCCCTTTTGCATTACCACCAAATTTTGAGCCTTTCTCATCACCACCATCATTTTCACCGTCAGAAAGTCCCTCATATTCGCCATCACCTTCTCCCTCAGATAGTTTTTTCACTCCTTCGCCTGTAGTGTTACTAACTCCAGACGTATCACCACCAGTAAACACTCCTCTCACTGTGCCTACACCACCAGTTAATTGGGTTCCAGCACCTAGCCCTTCTCCATTTTCTACCCAAGGGAACACGTACAATTCCAATCAAATACAGCACTCGGCGATAATCTGGTCTGCTGTTGGGGGTTTCTCTTTACTGATTTTGATGTCAGCCATTACTTTTGCTTGCTTCCGAAGTAGGAAGGTTGTGACTGTTAAACCTTGGTCCACAGGATTGAGTGGCCAGCTGCAGAAAGCCTTTGTAAAAG GTGTGCCAAGTCTCAAACGAGGAGAAATTGAAGCAGCTTGTGAATATTTCAGTAACATTATCGGTTCGCTTCCTGATGGAACTGTGTATAAGGGGACTCTCTCCAGTGGAGTCGAGATAGCTGTAGCATCCTCTGCAGTGAACACAGCTCAAAAATGGTCAAAAAGCATGGAAGCTCAATTCCGAAATAAG ATAGCAACATTATCTAGAGTGAATCACAAGAATTTTGTGAATCTAATTGGGTACTGTGAAGAGAATAAGCCGTTCTCAAGAATGATGGTGTTTGAGTACGCTCCAAATGGAACACTCTTTGAGcatatacaca TTAGAGAAGCAGAAGAACTAAATTGGACTATGAGAATGAGGATAGCTATGGGAATAGCCTACTGCCTAGAGTATATGCATGACCTAAAACCCTCCATTGCCCATAGAAACCTGCAATCTTCATTTATATACCTTACTGAAGATTATGCTGCTAAAATATCAGACCTTAGCTTATGGAATGACATGTGTGCTGCAAAGAATGGGTCTGCAACCACAAAACTCTTGGAAACATCATCAGCAGATGCCAAGGACAATGTTTACAGCTTCGGAATAATATTGTTTGAGTTGATTACGGGGAAAATCCCCACGGCCGGGAACAACGAACTTCTTGCAGATTGGGCAGCAGAATATTTAAGGTGGGGGAAATCCTTGAGAGATGTTGTGGATCCAAGACTGAACTCTTTGCaggaagaagagattgaagaatgGTCTGAAGTGATGAGAAACTGTGTACAACCAGATCGAGAGAAAAGGCCAACTATGAAAGATGTTACATCTAGACTCAAGGAAATAACAGCTATGGGGCCTGATGGAGCAAATCCAAAGGCATCACCACTTTGGTGGGCAGAAATGGCAATTACGTCCACTGATTCAAGTTGA